A region from the Drosophila ananassae strain 14024-0371.13 chromosome 2L, ASM1763931v2, whole genome shotgun sequence genome encodes:
- the LOC6498874 gene encoding uncharacterized protein LOC6498874, translated as MFKSKSFDLVNEEKTKKPERLYQPRRMRWLKYIILPAIFAFAVLLVLCNVDFSNCAEDIGSNETSKQKWITSNIDGPPVYIQEKDQDGERTSLYVSNYKFENETLDRSFLSGSFRLKQLTLEECRLSRIQNGVFQQNSTHNLLVLKLLNVQLESLSHLSLKGLQSLEDFTLTNEYDSFRARRFLSPVSSTLVNASIHQQFGETTYSVSDFLGNKIYTSLKLLDLSGTNLGGEINDDSFENLVALERLILKNCGLTQVDAFPSRFHSVQYLDLSGNMFKDPGVRIERMILEIDEEEELEGRIITIQNATERKNTLKRVLRNYAPTVAGIPSTTSTPNTTLEPTTEPFFSTEPTTDFELSRCKQELCQEIMYNNADGEAKILPINYDAIINFTDYAVNAVKVDISQVACSKWSLIYFDSNLTIVYIAQTEFSYLRGTYTIKLTDVSCQIPYTYCLLPDDTETSPLNCRSHKISMGCEHKNVSWINNHIGLMIGLGLVAVIVGCLLGMLIMYATLHQKPSLLRGSKHLIHANQDSKSMYLIPTKGKDDPYSHVGSRLSIVDNHEYIAAYHRYLEQANIRQTESNRYTRPPRERAPSVPLCAETPPALPARITYEYESLELYEELH; from the exons ATGTTTAAGTCCAAGTCCTTCGATTTGGTAAACGAGGAGAAAACGAAAAAGCCAGAGCGGCTGTATCAGCCGCGTCGGATGCGCTGGCTAAAGTATATCATACTGCCAGCTATTTTCGCCTTCGCCGTCCTTCTCGTCCTGTGCAATGTCGACTTTTCCAACTGTGCCGAAGATATCGGCTCCAATGAAACATCAAAACAAAAGTGGATTACCTCGAATATTGATGGGCCGCCAGTTTACATCCAGGAAAAGGATCAGGATGGAGAACGGACCTCACTCTATGTTTCAAACTACAAGTTTGAAAACGAAACGCTGGATAGAAGCTTCCTTTCCGGCAGCTTCCGACTGAAGCAGTTGACCCTCGAGGAGTGCCGGCTGAGTCGCATACAAAATGGAGTATTTCAACAAAATAGTACCCACAATTTGCTGGTCCTGAAACTTTTAAATGTGCAATTGGAGAGCCTATCGCATTTATCCCTAAAAGGACTCCAAAGTCTTGAGGACTTTACCCTTACCAACGAGTATGACTCATTCCGAGCCCGTCGATTTCTCTCACCTGTTTCAAGCACTCTCGTCAATGCCAGTATCCACCAACAGTTCGGTGAAACAACCTACTCAGTAAGTGACTTTTTgggaaacaaaatatacacTTCCCTTAAGTTATTGGATCTGAGTGGAACCAATTTGGGCGGAGAAATAAACGACGATTCGTTCGAGAACCTGGTTGCTCTGGAGCGTCTGATTCTTAAGAATTGTGGTCTGACCCAGGTGGATGCATTTCCCAGCCGTTTTCATTCCGTTCAATATTTAGACTTGAGTGGAAATATGTTCAAGGATCCGGGTGTGCGGATTGAAAGAATGATTTTAGAGATTGACGAAGAAGAAGAATTGGAAGGACGAATCATTACTATTCAAAATGCAACTGAAAGAAAGAACACCTTGAAAAGAGTTTTAAGGAATTACGCTCCAACTGTGGCGGGAATTCCAAGCACTACTTCAACACCCAATACCACACTCGAACCAACAACAGAACCTTTTTTTTCAACAGAACCTACCACAGATTTTGAATTATCGAGATGCAAACAGGAGCTTTGTCAAGAAATTATGTACAACAATGCAGATGGTGAGGCCAAAATACTACCCATAAATTATGACGCGATCATCAACTTTACGGACTATGCTGTCAATGCGGTAAAAGTGGATATCTCACAGGTGGCATGTTCGAAGTGGTCACTCATCTACTTCGACTCCAATTTGACGATTGTATACATAGCACAAACAGAATTTAGTTATCTGAGGGGTACCTACACTATAAAACTCACAGATGTGAGTTGCCAAATCCCCTATACTTACTGCCTTTTGCCGGATGATACGGAAACCTCTCCCTTAAACTGTCGGTCGCACAAGATCTCAATGGGATGTGAGCATAAAAATGTGTCCTGGATTAATAATCACATTGGACTGATGATCGGATTGGGTCTGGTGGCTGTTATAGTCGGGTGTCTCCTTGGAATGCTGATCATGTATGCAACACTTCACCAGAAACCCTCATTGCTGCGAGGCAGCAAGCACCTAATTCACGCTAACCAAGACTCCAAATCCATGTATCTCATACCGACAAAAGGAAAGGACGATCCATACAGCCACGTGGG GAGTCGCCTCTCGATTGTAGACAACCACGAGTATATTGCCGCCTATCACCGATATCTGGAGCAAGCAAATATCCGGCAAACAGAATCCAATAGATACACCCGTCCGCCTCGGGAAAGGGCTCCATCCGTACCGCTCTGCGCTGAAACTCCTCCCGCCCTTCCGGCTAGGATCACCTACGAATACGAGAGCTTGGAGCTGTACGAGGAACTCCACTAA
- the LOC6498873 gene encoding mpv17-like protein, with product MMAANMFRNFVNFTNKHRVIRGMISYGTLWPCGSLIEQTLIERRTFQTYDWMKCLRFGIFGFFFMGPTIYAWIRLAGIMWPRTDIKSSICKAVTEQAAYDPMAISSFLFFMTLMEGNSYKDARREVADKFLEAYKVGVIYWPCVQTVNFAFVPARNQVVFTSFFSMCWTTFLAYIKFLQMHPHVDVDHHEIDIHFLEP from the exons ATGATGGCTGCCAATATGTTTCGTAATTTTGTGAATTTTACAAACAAACACAGAGTCATCCGGGGCATGATATCATATGGCACCCTCTGGCCCTGCGGCTCCCTCATCGAGCAGACCCTGATCGAGAGGCGGACATTCCAAACGTACGACTGGATGAAGTGTCTCAG GTTCGGCATATTCGGCTTCTTTTTCATGGGGCCAACCATATACGCGTGGATCAGATTGGCGGGGATTATGTGGCCCCGGACGGACATTAAGTCTTCGATCTGCAAGGCTGTCACCGAGCAGGCCGCATACGATCCGATGGCCATTAGTTCGTTCCTCTTCTTCATGACCCTGATGGAGGGCAATAGCTACAAAGATGCCAGGCGAGAG GTCGCAGATAAATTCCTGGAGGCGTACAAGGTGGGTGTTATTTATTGGCCCTGCGTGCAGACGGTGAACTTTGCCTTCGTGCCGGCGCGCAACCAGGTCGTCTTCACCTCGTTCTTCAGCATGTGCTGGACCACGTTCCTGGCCTACATCAAGTTCCTGCAGATGCATCCCCACGTGGATGTGGACCACCACGAGATCGACATCCACTTCCTGGAGCCCTAG